The genomic region CAGGTGCACGCTCATCATCCGGCCCCAGTCGTCCAGCGTCATTTCCGTGATCGGCTGCGGACGCTGGATGCCAGCATTGGATACCACGATGTCGATGCCGCCCCATGAGGTAGCCACTGCGCCGAACGCGGCCACCACGTCTGCCTCGACGGTGACGTCGCAGCGCAGAGCCAGCGCGCGCCGGCCGAGTGCTTCGACCTCGGCCACCAGCGATCGCGCCTCGGGCTCGCGGTCGATCCAGGCGATGGCGACATCCGCGCCCTCGGTGGCGTAGGCCAGCGCCACTGCCCGCCCGATGCCGGTGTTGCCACCGGTGATCAGCGCGCGCTTGCCGTTCAGTCGTTGCAATCCGGTCTGCATGGTGGACATCGGCTCAGAGTACGAGGCAGGCGTCCTCGAACTGGAACCGCGGGTTTCGCGGGAACAGTTTCGACGGGTCGCCATGCCCGAGGTTGCACAGGAAGTTCGATCGCCAGGCGGTGCCGGCGAAGAACTCGGCGTCGACCTTCGCGCTGTCGAAGCCGGACATCGGCCCGCAGTCGAGCCCGACCGCGCGTGCCGCCAGCATCATGTAGGCACCCTGCAGCGTGCCGTTGCGGAATGCGGTCTGGCGGATCAGTTCATCGTTTCCGGCGAACCAGCTGCGTGCATCGGCGTTCGGAAACAGCCGGGGCAACTGCTCGTGGAACGACAGGTCGTGGGCGACGATCACGGTCACCGGTGCGCTCATCGTCTTGTCGAGGTTGCCCGGCAGCAGTGCAGGCGCCAGCCGCAGGCGCGACTGCGGCGAGCGCAGGAACACGAACCGCGCCGGGCTGCAGTTGGCGCTGGTCGGTGCCATCTTCAGCAGGTCGAACATCTCGCGCAGCGTAGTGTCCGACACCTGCCGGTCGGTCCAGCCGTTGTGGGTGCGAGCGTCGTTGAACAGCAGGTCTCGGCCTGCCGGATCGAGCGTGGTCATCGGTTCGAGATTCTTCGTTCGGATGGCCTTCGAGACTAGCAGGAAGCCGGCCTGCACGGCGCCGGCCGGACTGCCGCCGCTACTGCATGGACAGGAGGTCGAGGCCGCGTGCGAGGTCGTCGATCAGGTCCTGCGGGTGCTCCAGACCGACATGGATGCGCACCATCGGCCCTTCGGGGTTCCAGGGCGTCGCGGTGCGCGTGATCATCTTCGCGCGGATCGCCAGGCTTTCGTAGCCGCCCCAGCTCGAGCCGATGCCGAACAGTTGCAGCGAATCGATCATGGCCGCGACCGACTCGTCGGTCGCCGGCTTCAGGACCACGCCGAACAGCGAGGCCGCACCGTCGAAGTCGCGCTTCCAGAGCGCATGCCCGGGGTCGCTCTCGAGCGCCGGGAACAGCACGCGCGACACCCGCGGATGCGCATCCAGGAAACGCGCGACGGCGATCGCGCTCTCCATCTGGTGCCGCATGCGCACGCCGATGGTGCGCAGGCCGCGCAGCGCGAGCCAGCAGTCGTCCGGGCTCACGCACATGCCGAAGTCGGCCACGCTGCGGCGTACCGGCAGCCAGTGCGCCGCGTTGGTGACGATCGCCCCGATCAGGGTGTCGGAGTGGCCGGATATGTACTTGGTGCCGGCGTGGATCGAGACGTCCACGCCGTGGTCGAATGCGCGGAAGAAGTACGGCGTTCCCCAGGTGTTGTCCGCCAGCACCGGCAGCCCCTTCTCATGGGCGGCGGCAGCGATCGCGGGTATGTCCTGCATCTCGAACGTCATCGAACCCGGCGCCTCGCAGTAGACCGCGCAGGTATCGGGCCGGATCAGCGCGCCGATGCCGCTGCCGATGGCCGGGTCGTAGTACTCGACATCGACGCCCCAGGACGCCAGTCGCCTGTCGCAGAAGTTGCGCGCCGGGCCGTAGGCGCTGTCGGTGACCAGCAGGTGGCTGCCTTTCTTCGCGTAGGCCGACAGCGCCGCGGTGATCGCGGCGAGGCCGGAGGGCACCGCGACGGCTGCATGGCCGCCCTCCAGTTCCGCGACCGCCGCCTCGAATGCGAAGGTGGTGGGCGTACCGTGCACGCCGTAGCGCATCACCTTGTAGTCGTCGGGGTCGCGCCCTTCGTAGGTGGCGGTGTCCTCGAACAGTACCGTGGAGCCGCGGAACACCGGCGGGTTCACCATGCCGGAGAAGCGCACCGGGTCGCGTGCCGCATGGCCCACCAGCGTGTCCTTGTGGCGGCTGCCGCGCAGGTCGCGCGCGGGGCTGGAAGGGTTGCTGCTGTCGCTCATGGTGCTGTCGCTACTGGTGCTGTCGCTCATGGATGCACTCGCACAAAAGAGACAAGCCTACGCTGGCGCCCCCGCTGCCTCAAGCGAGCCGTCCTGCGCGTGCGATCCGCGAAACGAAGATTCAGGCAGACTATCGTGCCCGTCGCGCCGCGTTCGCCGGCCACCGCATCCAGTTCTTCTCGCTCCTGCTGATCTCTCCTTTCCTTTCCGGCTGAATGACCATGACCCGTACCGTCGATCCGAAGACCCTCAAGAGCTGGTTGCATGATGGCGCCGAGATCGCCTTCTTCGATGTGCGCGAGCATGGTCAGTATGGCGAAGGCCATCCGTTCTACGCGGTGCCGCTGCCCTACAGCCGGTTCGAGCTCGATCTTGAGCGGCTGGCGCCGCGACCGGGCGTGCGCATGGTGCTGCTCGACGACGGCGACGGGGTGGCGCAGCGCGCCGCGGCCCGCGCGGAGGCGCTCGGCTATTCGAACGTGCAGGTGCTCGACGGCGGCGCGCCGGCCTGGCAGCAGGCGGGATTCCAGCTGTTCGCCGGCGTCAACGTGCCGAGCAAGACCTTCGGCGAGCTGGTCGAACATGCCTGCGATACGCCGCGCATCACCGCGGAGGAGCTGGTGGCGATGAAGCAGCGCGGCGACGATTTCGTGATCGTCGACGGCCGGCCGTGGAGCGAGTACCGCAAGATGAACATTCCCGGTGGCATCTGCTGCCCCAACGGCGAGCTGGCACTGCGCATCGGCCAGCTTGCGCCGGATCCGTCGACCACCGTGGTGGTCAACTGTGCGGGGCGCACCCGTTCGATCATCGGTGCCCAGACGCTGCGCCACTTCGGCATCGCCAACCGCGTCGTCGCGCTGAAGGACGGCACCCAGGGCTGGTTCCTGTCCGGGCTTGAACTCGAGCGCGGTGCCGACCGCCGCTACCCGGCAGCGCCGGCCGACCTCGCGCCGCTGCGCGCGCAGGCGGCGAAGCTGATGGAACGGTTCGCCGTGCCGTCGATCGATGCCGCGCAAGCCGATCGACAGCTGGCGGATGGGGCACGCTGCACCTTCCTGCTCGACGTGCGCACCGAGGACGAGTTCGCCGCCGGCAGCCTGCCCGGCGCGGTGCATGCGCCGGGCGGCCAGCTGATCCAGTCGACCGACCAGTGGGTGGGGGTGAAAGGCGCGCGGGTGATCCTCGTCGATGGCGATGGCGTGCGTGCACCGGTGGTGGCGATGTGGCTGCGTCAGCTCGGCCACGATGCACAGGTGCTGCGCGAGGGCGTGGCGGCGAAGCTCGCTGCGCGGCCGGCACCGGCGCAGGCTCCGGCCGCGCTGCCCCGGCTCGGCGCGGTTACGCCCTCCGAGGTCGGCACTGCGCTGCTGGTCGACCTTCGGCCGGGCATGGCGCACCGCAAGGGCCATCCGCGCGGCGCCGTATGGGCGATCCGGCCGCGGCTCGATGCCGTGGTGAAGGCGGCTGGCGGACGGCCGATCGTCCTGCTCGCCGACGAAGAGGACGTGGCACGTGCGGCTTCGCTCGACCTCGCGGCAGCGGGTGAGGCAGAAGTGTCGCTGCTGGCTGGCGGCTTCGCGGCCTGGCAGGCGGCCGGCCTGCCGGTTGAGTCGACGCCGGACCTGCCGTCCAACGCCGACTGCATCGACTACCTGTTCTTCGTGCACGACCGGCACGAGGGCAACCGCGAGGCTGCGATGCAGTACCTCGCGTGGGAGACACACCTGATCGAACAGCTCGACCCGCAGGAACTCGCGGGCTTCAGGGTCAGCGCGGGCTGAAGCCGCGCCCGGGCAGGTGCCCGGGCTGCCTTCGTTCAGGCCGCCTTTGCGGAAGTCGTCGAACCGGTGATCGCCGCATTCACCCGTGGCATCACTTCGGTGGCCATCAGTTCGATCGAACGCCGCGCGAGCTTCTCGTCCACCCAGTCCATGTTGGCGTAGACGATCTCGCCGAACGGACCGGCTTCCTCGCGCAGCTCGAGGATGCGTTCGGCGACGCGGTCGGGCGTGCCCCAGAGCACCAGCTTGTCGAGCATGTACTCGATGGTGAGCTCGGCGTCCGACTGTGCCTCGCTATCCTTGAAGATCGCGTGCCGCTTCGACAGCATCATCTTCTTCAGCAGCAGCTTCCAGTAGTAGCGGTAGGGGCTGTCGGGCGATTCGATCGCGTAGCGGCGTGCGGTCGCTTCGTCGTCGGCCACGAAGATCGTCCGTGCGATGCGCCAGTCGGCGATGTCGGCGACCTGCCCGACGTTGCGCTTGCCCTGCTCGTAGTTCGTCCAGTGGCTCTTCAGGTACTTCGACAGAAGGAAGTTGGCCGACATCGGATGGAAGTCGCGCTGGCCCATCGCGATCACGCCCTTCGAGAACGGCGCGACGACGGTGCCGACGATCTCCGGCCGCGGCAACTGGTACGGCTTGTACATCTCGCCGCGCTCGATCTCGGCCACCGAGGTCTTCGCGGTCGACACCTTGAACCGGTTGTCGGGCAGGTCGATCTCGTAGGGCGCGTTGCGTTTCCAGATCTCGAGGATCACGTCGATCGATTCGGCGAACAGCTTGTTGCGGTCTTCCGACAGCATGCCGAGCGCTTCGGCATCCGACGACAGGGCGCCGGGCGAGATGCCGAAGATGAACCGGCCGCGCGCCATGTGGTCGAACATCGCCGCATGCGAGGCGATCAGCGTCGGGTGGCTGTGCGACAGGTTGGAGGTGCCGGTGCCCAGGCGGATCTGCCGTGTCGAATGGATCAGCGTGGCCAGGAAGATGAAGCTGTTGGTGACGTTTTCGCTCTTCTCGGTCAGGTGCTCGCCCACGAATGCATCGTGGAAGCCGAGCCGGTCGGCCAGCATCACCGCTTCGCGGTCTTCTTCCAGGGTGACGGAAGGCGCGCGATGGGCGGGGTGGAGCGGCATCATGAACATGCCGAGACGCATGGGTTTCGCGGACATCGTGAATCCTTCGGTTCGTGCAGGTGATGGACGGCAGGGCAGCCGACCGCGGCGCGGCGTATTCTGCGCGCACGGCGCCACGGGCGCCACCGCAGGCGCTGCGTTCAGCGCAGCAGCGCGTTGATCGGTTGCAGGTCGTCGTCCTGGAGGTCGCCGACCGCCGCCTGCAGCCGCAGGCCGGACAGCAGCGTCGAGTAGCGTGCGAGCACCAGGTCGCGCCGTGCGTTGAAGAACGCCTGCTGGGCGTTGAGGACATCGACCTGGGTGCGCACGCCGACCTTCAGGCCCAGTTGCGTCGATTCGAGGGAGATGCCCGCCGATTCCATCGCCGCCTGCAGCGCGTTCACCTGGCTGATGCCGCTGGTGACGCCCAGATACGCCTGGCGTGCCGCCAGCACCGCGGCGCGGCGCGCCGTCTCGACATCCAGCAGCGCGCGCTCCCGGTTGGCGACGGCCTCGCGTACCCGTGAATCGATCGCGCCGCCCTGGTACAGCGGGACGCTCAGCTGCAGGCCGAGCACGACCTGGGTCACGTCGGTGCCGATGGAGGAGGTCGGGCTGGCGCCAGCCCGACTGTTGCCCGCGGAGCCGACCGCATCCAGGGTCGGCAGATGCCCGGCGCGCTGACGATCGATTTCGCGGCGCGCCAGTTCGACCGAGGCCTGCTGGATGCGCACCGTCAGCGCGTTGTCTCGCGCCTGACCAGACCACTGTTCGATGTCATTCGGTGCCGGGGGCGCCAGTACCGCAGTGTCGCGCAACGGCCTCAGGTCGGTCGGCGGCAGCCGCCCGATCACCTGCTGCAGGGCCTGCCGGCGTACTTCCAGGTCGTTGCGCCCGGCGATTTCCTGTGACGAAGCCAGGTCGAAGCGCGCCTTCGCTTCGTTGTAGTCGACGATGGTGGCCGTGCCGACCTCGAAGTTCGCCTTGGCCTGAGCGAGCTGTTCGCCGATCGCGCGCTTCTGCGACTCGACCACCGCCAGCGCTTCCTGGGCGGACAGCACGTCGAAGAAAGCCTGTGCGGCGCGCAGCGTGAGGTCCTGGCTTGCGAGCAGCAGTTGCAGGTCCGCCTGTTCGAGCTGGATGCCGGCCTGGTCGTACTGCACGCGGGTGGCCGGGCGGAATACCGGCTGGATCACCTGCAGGTTCAATGACGTCGTGTCGAATCGGCGCCCGCCCGGCTGGAAGAACGGATTGCCGGCGCCGAGCAGCGTTGCGTTGGTGTCGTTCCGGTTTGCGCTGCCCGACAGCGAAAGCGACGGCAGCAACCCGGAGCGCGCCTGCGGCAATCGTTCGCGGCTGGCGATCCAGCCGGCTCGGGCCGCGGCGAACTGCGGATCGTTCTCGCGGGCGAGCCGCTGGATCTCGATCAGGTCGGCGGCCACTGCACCCGGTGGCAGCGCGATCGCCCCGAGCGTGCCGAACGCGAGCGCCGCGGCCAGCG from Rhodocyclaceae bacterium harbors:
- a CDS encoding malonic semialdehyde reductase, encoding MTTLDPAGRDLLFNDARTHNGWTDRQVSDTTLREMFDLLKMAPTSANCSPARFVFLRSPQSRLRLAPALLPGNLDKTMSAPVTVIVAHDLSFHEQLPRLFPNADARSWFAGNDELIRQTAFRNGTLQGAYMMLAARAVGLDCGPMSGFDSAKVDAEFFAGTAWRSNFLCNLGHGDPSKLFPRNPRFQFEDACLVL
- the metC gene encoding cystathionine beta-lyase, encoding MSDSSNPSSPARDLRGSRHKDTLVGHAARDPVRFSGMVNPPVFRGSTVLFEDTATYEGRDPDDYKVMRYGVHGTPTTFAFEAAVAELEGGHAAVAVPSGLAAITAALSAYAKKGSHLLVTDSAYGPARNFCDRRLASWGVDVEYYDPAIGSGIGALIRPDTCAVYCEAPGSMTFEMQDIPAIAAAAHEKGLPVLADNTWGTPYFFRAFDHGVDVSIHAGTKYISGHSDTLIGAIVTNAAHWLPVRRSVADFGMCVSPDDCWLALRGLRTIGVRMRHQMESAIAVARFLDAHPRVSRVLFPALESDPGHALWKRDFDGAASLFGVVLKPATDESVAAMIDSLQLFGIGSSWGGYESLAIRAKMITRTATPWNPEGPMVRIHVGLEHPQDLIDDLARGLDLLSMQ
- a CDS encoding sulfurtransferase gives rise to the protein MTRTVDPKTLKSWLHDGAEIAFFDVREHGQYGEGHPFYAVPLPYSRFELDLERLAPRPGVRMVLLDDGDGVAQRAAARAEALGYSNVQVLDGGAPAWQQAGFQLFAGVNVPSKTFGELVEHACDTPRITAEELVAMKQRGDDFVIVDGRPWSEYRKMNIPGGICCPNGELALRIGQLAPDPSTTVVVNCAGRTRSIIGAQTLRHFGIANRVVALKDGTQGWFLSGLELERGADRRYPAAPADLAPLRAQAAKLMERFAVPSIDAAQADRQLADGARCTFLLDVRTEDEFAAGSLPGAVHAPGGQLIQSTDQWVGVKGARVILVDGDGVRAPVVAMWLRQLGHDAQVLREGVAAKLAARPAPAQAPAALPRLGAVTPSEVGTALLVDLRPGMAHRKGHPRGAVWAIRPRLDAVVKAAGGRPIVLLADEEDVARAASLDLAAAGEAEVSLLAGGFAAWQAAGLPVESTPDLPSNADCIDYLFFVHDRHEGNREAAMQYLAWETHLIEQLDPQELAGFRVSAG
- a CDS encoding LLM class flavin-dependent oxidoreductase, encoding MRLGMFMMPLHPAHRAPSVTLEEDREAVMLADRLGFHDAFVGEHLTEKSENVTNSFIFLATLIHSTRQIRLGTGTSNLSHSHPTLIASHAAMFDHMARGRFIFGISPGALSSDAEALGMLSEDRNKLFAESIDVILEIWKRNAPYEIDLPDNRFKVSTAKTSVAEIERGEMYKPYQLPRPEIVGTVVAPFSKGVIAMGQRDFHPMSANFLLSKYLKSHWTNYEQGKRNVGQVADIADWRIARTIFVADDEATARRYAIESPDSPYRYYWKLLLKKMMLSKRHAIFKDSEAQSDAELTIEYMLDKLVLWGTPDRVAERILELREEAGPFGEIVYANMDWVDEKLARRSIELMATEVMPRVNAAITGSTTSAKAA
- a CDS encoding TolC family outer membrane protein: MPGVAALAAALAFGTLGAIALPPGAVAADLIEIQRLARENDPQFAAARAGWIASRERLPQARSGLLPSLSLSGSANRNDTNATLLGAGNPFFQPGGRRFDTTSLNLQVIQPVFRPATRVQYDQAGIQLEQADLQLLLASQDLTLRAAQAFFDVLSAQEALAVVESQKRAIGEQLAQAKANFEVGTATIVDYNEAKARFDLASSQEIAGRNDLEVRRQALQQVIGRLPPTDLRPLRDTAVLAPPAPNDIEQWSGQARDNALTVRIQQASVELARREIDRQRAGHLPTLDAVGSAGNSRAGASPTSSIGTDVTQVVLGLQLSVPLYQGGAIDSRVREAVANRERALLDVETARRAAVLAARQAYLGVTSGISQVNALQAAMESAGISLESTQLGLKVGVRTQVDVLNAQQAFFNARRDLVLARYSTLLSGLRLQAAVGDLQDDDLQPINALLR